DNA sequence from the Conger conger chromosome 18, fConCon1.1, whole genome shotgun sequence genome:
GAACCTCTGCGCTCCTTTCCACACGTTCAAGCTGGACAGGAAGGGGGGTTTGTGGAGATGCCGTTGTGGCATCAGTGAGGGACTTATCGTCCACACCCAGGCAGGGAGCAGGAAGTGATGAGGCAGGTTCATTGAGCGGCTTCTCGTCAGCCCCAGGAGAGTCTGACTCACGGTCGATTTCTGCCGAATCACCCGACCCCAGTGACGCTTGGGGGCATGTCTCTTGCAGGCTGATATCATTGACTGATCTGCCAGAATCCCCAGTGGTCACTTTGGGCACTTTTTCTGTGGGAGCTGACGATGGTCCGCCACTCAAACCCGCTCCCACCGGCTTAGGTGCCTCCTCGGCTCCTGCTGTGACCTTTGCTCTCTGTTCGGTTTTCGGTGGGTCAGCAACCTGACACTCAGCTGCTGGAAGAAGATGGACGCCGTCCGCTCCACCCCCCTCTTCTTCAGCCCTCAGACCCTCTGCGCTCTTTTCCGTCACCATGCCGACAGTGCCCAGCTGACCAAACTGCTCCTTAGCCTCTTTGGATCCGTCCCCCTGGCTAGGGACCTTCTCCCCCCCACCTTCAGCCTTCCTCTCGCCCTCCGCCTCACTGCTCTGCTTGGTGGGCTGTGGGGGCCCCACGGTGGAGGCCGTTGTACCCAGGGCTGGGCCGACTGACGGCTCCTGCTTCTGGAGGGCGGAGAACTCCTGGAGTGTGGAACTGCACTCCGTCACCGGGTGGTGCAGGCTCTCGTGCACCGTAAGCGGGGGCAGGGAGGAGCAGCCCCCCGGGGCGATGGTTGAGGCGTCGCCCGCGGTCTGCGGTGGGATATCCTTCCGCACCTCCGTCACCGCCATCTTTTTCGCCACCTGAGTCCGCCCTCGGACAGTGTCCCTCATGTTGTCACTGGTTTTCACCGAGTTTTCTGCACTCTGTGGCTCCTTCTGGATATCCAGGCAGCGGGAGAGAGGAACCTGTTGATCGTTGCCTTCAGCTGGGGGGTTCTGTGGGCCTATAGGAGGCTGGGATGGGGCAGAGCTCGTCGGGGTGGAAAGTAGAGAGGCCTTTTCAGAATCTGCAGGGTCCCGGGTGGTCTCCACGCCCACGGACACGGCCTGAGGGCCAGCTGcttcctgtgtgcgtgtgattacAGCGTCCTGGGTGGCTCCGATGGGCACAGATTCGCAGCTGAGCACCGTCGTCTCTATGTGGGCAGTGTGATGCCCGGCTTCcgtgtggaggagaggagacagagatggaAGAGGATCAGGTCCGCATGCGCTCCTCTGCCTTATAGGTTGAAGGTGTGAGCCTTTTTCGGCGGAATTGTCCACGTCGAGAATGATGATCTCATCCCCGTGCTGCTGTTTTGCCACTGGCCCGCCGACGTCACGGGGCGGTCCGGTCTGGCGGCCGTCCTCAAAAAGGCGTTCCGGAAAAGGTGCTGCCACAGTGGCTGTGTCAGTCACTGCCCCCCCGGCAACAAGCTCCGCTGTCTGTCTGGACAAAATCTGCTCCTCTCGTCCCTCtttcctgtctccctctccttcccctatcactctctctccctctctacccacCTCCCTTTCTTCCCGGATGCTGTGTCCCAGGGGCCCAGATGCCGGGGAGATGTCACCGTGGTCATCTGTTCGGACGCACGCTccctcgcgctctctctccccctctccctccgtccccGGAGAGTGACTCTgcagccctccccctcccttcctctccctctccctctccctctccccctccctgtctctctctctctcctcctccgagTTGCGTGGCGTTCTGGTGCAGCAGCCAGCTGGCATTTCGCTCCCGGAAGCGCCGATCTTCCGTTCAGGTGAGCAGACCGTCTCCGTGGAGATTAACGGCACGTCCGGGTGTCCGGCGGCGGTGGCGGTTTGCGGCTCCCGCGGTTCGGTGTTCGCTGGGCTCTGCGGCTCTCCGCTCTCTGCCgctccgtctcctcctcctgcctgtgCTTTCGctgctctcccctcctctccctcgcaTTCTATCATTCCTGGCATCGTGGGTGTTGTCAGTGGCAACGCGGAGCCGGCCGCTACTGAAGCCTCTTCAAGGGCGCCCTCCTCCCCTACGCAGCCCCGCTTTCCCGACCGGCCGCTCTCCTGGTCCGCGCGCGAggctggcccttctccccctcccccacccccaccgccacCGCCCTCCCTCGACCGATCGATCTCCACGACCGTCACAGATGTCGCTGGggcatttttgtcatttttttgccCCTCTGTTGCTGCTTGGTGTGGGGTTTCGGGTGCCGttactggggggtgggggccacCTGTCCTGCTGCCAGCCGGAGGCTGCTGGGGAcccggggggaggggagggtctGGGGCAGGAGCGGGAGCAGGGGGACTCCCAGGGACAGTAATGCGATCCTGCCCAGACTCGGGGTCTGGAACCGGGGGACAGATGTGTGGCTCTCCCTGCTGTCTCAGCTGTTCCTGGAAACCTGAGCACCCTGTGTGTGATTCTTCCTTTATCTCCATCTgcatctttatgtgtgtgtctactggAGCCTGTAACACCATCTTTATTGGTGTCTCTAAATCTTGTACCTGTGTGTCGATTTGTGTGCTCATCCCTGCCTCTGACTGTGTGCCCATCCCTGCCTCtgactgtgtgcctgtctgtattTGCAATTCTGTCAATATCTTTAAATCTTTTGcttttgtgtctgtgggtgcGCCTTGTCCTGTCGGTGTGTCAGCCTGTGTCTGCAGCTCAATCTGTCTTTTTAAATCTGCTACTTCGCCCGAGCATGTGCCTTGTCCTGCCTGCATTTCTGTCTGTATCTTTAAATCAGGAGCTGGTGTGTTGACGTGCGCACCTTCGTCTATCTTTGTCAGTAAATCCGCCTGTTTCTTTAAAtctggctgtgtgtctgcaggtaaaTCGCACCCTATCCTTACGCCTGCCAGTGGCTGTAATTCTGCCTGCGACTTTAAAACAGCCGgtgcgtctgtatgtgcgtCCAGCCCTTCCtgcgtgtctgcctgtgtctgtaaaCCCGTCTCTGACTCAGCGTGTGCGCCCGTCAGGGCTGTCGCTGCCTCGTCCTGGCTCTCTCTGACccagcctctctctgcctccatctTTACGGCCCTGCAGTGCTGCGTGCTGATCTGAAGCTCCACAGGCGAGCGGTCGCGGCTCTCTTTCAGTTGCGCTGCCTCGGGCTCCGTCAGCATTTCAGGGTTTGCGTCGCCGTGTGTTTGTCCTGTTGTGTCCGAGGGTGGCTTTGGAACAGCCTCCGTGGGAGTCTCGTTTAGTGTTTGTCCCGGGGGCATTGTGCCTGTCAGTAGATCTagctgcgtctgtgtgtctgtctgattaAAGACGTCTGAATTATTCAGAGCCCCCTTTAGTGAATCTGTGCCCGTCTcttgtctctctgtctttgtgccCTCCTGAGTCGCTGTCAGTTTCATGCCTTTTGTATCTTTTGTAGTCTCCTTTGATAAATCTGTGGTTTCCTGGGTGTCTGTTCGGAGTGTTTCTGACTGCGTTTTCTCTGCCTCTATCTGAGATCCAGTCTCTTTCTCAGATTCTTTCGGTTTATCGTGCTCTGTATCATTCAGACCCTTTTCCAATAAACCTGCAGGCACATCTGGCTGGGACTCTTGTGTCATTTCTTCTTGTGTTTTCACCACGCCCATCagtacgtgtgtctgtgcgtctgtgaaaatgtctgtctctgtgtccaaCGGGTCACTAGGCACCTGTTTCCCTGCTATTTCCCCTTCCTCACCCTCCCCTGTGAGTCCTAAGATGTAGTCTCTGAAGCTGAAGGTCTCCACCTCCCTCTTGGCGGTTAGCGGTTCGGCCGTCTGTGTGCCACTGTTGGGCTCACCCCGGTCCTGATTGGTCAGAGCCCCTGGAGGAAGAGCCGATAATTCAGAGCCTCCTGTAGCGCTCTTATTCTTCAAAGGGCCCACGTCTTCACCTTCGGGCGGTGGCACGGACAGACGCCGGTCGGCCTCGTCATTGGGCGGGGCCGCAGCTGCTGGGCGGGGAACGAGGAGAGAGGCCATGTGCTCCTCGCATTCCTGAAAGGCCTCCTGGAGCTCCCTGTCCACCAGCGTCAGGGGGCTCTGCAGCGGGAGGTCCGGGGGGGCGCCCGGGTGGGCGTCCGGGGGGATTTGGGGTCGGGGCCTCAGATCTGTGTCACCAGCGCAGCTGCTGGTGTCTGGGACGGGGCTGCCAATCAGGGGTGGGGGGACAGAGTTAGGATCACTGCTGACCCGTTGACAGGTGCCGTTCAAAAACAGGGGGAGACCACACGGTGCAAAATTCCAGAAATCTCCACACTGGGGGAGTTCACACTGCAATCCACTGCAAACTCCATACTGCACTGCAGTTTCATTCCACACTGCAATCTCCATACTGCACTGCAGTTTCATTCCACACTGCAATCCACTGCAATCTCCCGACCGCACTGCAGTTTCACTCCACACTGCAATCCACTGCAATCTCCATACCGCACTGCAGACATCACAGCACACTGCATTGCAGCCTCCATGCCACACTGCAATACTGCACTGTTCTCTTCACGCCATGCTCCATGAATGGGAGTTTTACGCTTTATGCTTCATTTGGGGactgcagtaaacatgactacaggcacacgcacacgcacacgcacacacacacacacacacacacacacacacacacacacacgcaaaaatgcatgcatgcatcaaAGCAAACATATGGGCTtgtaggctcacacacacacacacacacacacacccattcaaaGAATGCATCACTCACAGATTAATGCATGATCCGTGCAAGAAGGAAAATCCACACACAGCATAAGCTCATGAGAAGCTGCTTTTAGGCTGAGAGGTAAGGAGGGGATTCTCCTCTGAGTGacactgtgtttactgtgtaatCATAAACCCAAAGCGTCTTATCGATCGCATAAAACGCGGCCATAAAGAGGAGGCCCGGCTGGCTTCAGTAGTTCTCATTCAGGTGCTGAATCTGTACCCGGGCAGAACGTCACACACCATTCGCGTCCAAGCCTGTAAATCTGGACGTGTCTTTTCCCGTTTCTCATTCCCTTATTCCCAGAGTTTTCCGGACCGTTACATTGCGTCCCTCGCACAATCCAATTCCTGCTCTCGGAGAGCAAGCTTTTTCACAAGGCATAGGCCAACTATGTGTCCGTCATCCCTGTTTTCAAGCAATCACTCAGTTTCACCACAAGATGGaggaaaccaaaagaaaaaaaaaaaaacacaattaagtGGAAGCTTCCCCGTGATTGGCCAACGGCTGGATCATGTGATCCCTTTGGGCCCTGGGTTTCATCTCCCTGACAACAACCAACTCTGCCCTGACGACAAAAACCCCTCCCCTGTCCGACGCTGCACCCTCTTAAGCTCTCCGGCACAAAAAAGGAGCAGGAGAaaagcgagggggggggggggggggggggggatacggTGCAATCTGTTGCGTGCCAGCCTGCCTGTTGCTACGGTGGCTGTTGGCGAGGCGGAGAGTGGATCAGCAGGCTCAGACACGCCCTGCCCCCCCTGCACCGCTGTGCGGAGTCATCGCAGGCCCTCGCACGCACGCGACACAGCACCGCCAACTCTCCCGAAGGCGCTACGCCGCCTCCACCAGCAGGGCGGCGCCACGTCGCCGGCCCTTTGAGTACACGGAGAGCCGGGCTGGCTGCTGTACATTTGCAGGGAGCTTTGTGAAGAGACACTGCGTGATCAAatgagcccccctcccctcccactcctCCGATTTGCACAGGCTGCCTCCCTAGTGACACAGACCTGATACCTGAATCAAACCTGAGGCACACCCTTTTCAGCTTGCGTCCCTCTAAAAAAAACACCCTCTGTCCAAGACCTCTCCAATAACACGGCTCTCTGCTGACAGCTGTGTTCAGTCCAAACTACAGGCGCTATCGCAGTGGCTTTTTACAACACTAGTATGTGGCAATATTCTATGGATCTGTATATATACTGCA
Encoded proteins:
- the LOC133118580 gene encoding uncharacterized protein LOC133118580, whose amino-acid sequence is MQFCREYFCQTCSASVTSPEEDMDTGMGSCIGVQRSQATAYTESQTGETRDGKPENGAVLTGPPPTPPEQGALRTSSGDEGSSREEETLFTDDLLPNIDLTSELSLWGSSFGTQARAGEMKSEQVTFSSSPNPLLAGLRHYAEASPPAVVIVKSPVPDTSSCAGDTDLRPRPQIPPDAHPGAPPDLPLQSPLTLVDRELQEAFQECEEHMASLLVPRPAAAAPPNDEADRRLSVPPPEGEDVGPLKNKSATGGSELSALPPGALTNQDRGEPNSGTQTAEPLTAKREVETFSFRDYILGLTGEGEEGEIAGKQVPSDPLDTETDIFTDAQTHVLMGVVKTQEEMTQESQPDVPAGLLEKGLNDTEHDKPKESEKETGSQIEAEKTQSETLRTDTQETTDLSKETTKDTKGMKLTATQEGTKTERQETGTDSLKGALNNSDVFNQTDTQTQLDLLTGTMPPGQTLNETPTEAVPKPPSDTTGQTHGDANPEMLTEPEAAQLKESRDRSPVELQISTQHCRAVKMEAERGWVRESQDEAATALTGAHAESETGLQTQADTQEGLDAHTDAPAVLKSQAELQPLAGVRIGCDLPADTQPDLKKQADLLTKIDEGAHVNTPAPDLKIQTEMQAGQGTCSGEVADLKRQIELQTQADTPTGQGAPTDTKAKDLKILTELQIQTGTQSEAGMGTQSEAGMSTQIDTQVQDLETPIKMVLQAPVDTHIKMQMEIKEESHTGCSGFQEQLRQQGEPHICPPVPDPESGQDRITVPGSPPAPAPAPDPPLPPGPQQPPAGSRTGGPHPPVTAPETPHQAATEGQKNDKNAPATSVTVVEIDRSREGGGGERPVGKAGLRRGGGRP